Proteins from one Drosophila gunungcola strain Sukarami chromosome 3R, Dgunungcola_SK_2, whole genome shotgun sequence genomic window:
- the LOC128252884 gene encoding general odorant-binding protein 83a: protein MALNGFGRRVSASVLLIALSLLSGPLILPPAAAQRDENYPPPGILKMAKPFHDACVEKTGVSEAAIKEFSDGEIHEDEKLKCYMNCFFHEIEVVDDKGDVHLEKLFATVPLSMRDKLMNMSKDCVHPEGDTLCHKAWWFHQCWKKADPKHYFLP from the exons ATGGCTTTGAATGGCTTTGGTCGGCGTGTCAGTGCGTCTGTCCTCTTAATCGCCTTGTCGCTGCTCAGCGGACCGCTGATCCTGCCGCCGGCAGCGGCGCAGCGTGACGAGAAC TATCCGCCGCCGGGCATCCTGAAAATGGCCAAGCCCTTCCACGACGCGTGTGTGGAGAAGACGGGCGTCTCCGAGG CTGCCATTAAGGAGTTCAGTGATGGGGAGATTCACGAGGATGAGAAGCTGAAGTGTTACATGAACTGCTTTTTCCACGAGATCGAAGTGGTGGACGACAAGGGGGATGTGCATCTGGAGAAGCTCTTCGCCACGGTTCCGCTTTCAATGCGCGACAAACTAATGAACATGTCCAAGGACTGCGTTCATCCCGAGGGCGATACGCTGTGCCACAAGGCCTGGTGGTTCCATCAGTGCTGGAAGAAGGCCGATCCCAAG CACTACTTCTTGCCTTGA
- the LOC128254276 gene encoding pheromone-binding protein-related protein 6: protein MIKYLALLVFLFGCAAAQEPRRDAEWPPPAILKVAKHFHDICAPKTGVTDEAIKEFSDGQIHEDEALKCYMNCLFHEFEVVDDNGDVHMEKLFNAIPGEKLRNILMEASKGCTHPEGDTLCHKAWWFHQCWKKADPVHYFLV, encoded by the exons ATGATCAAATACCTGGCTCTGCTGGTATTTTTGTTCGGCTGTGCAGCTGCCCAGGAACCAAGACGCGATGCCGAG TGGCCTCCGCCAGCGATTCTCAAGGTGGCAAAGCACTTCCACGACATTTGTGCACCCAAAACTGGCGTCACTGATG AGGCCATCAAGGAGTTCAGCGATGGCCAGATCCACGAGGACGAGGCCCTCAAGTGCTATATGAACTGTCTCTTCCACGAGTTCGAAGTGGTGGACGATAATGGTGATGTGCACATGGAAAAGCTCTTCAACGCCATTCCGGGAGAAAAGCTGAGGAACATATTGATGGAGGCCTCCAAGGGATGCACTCATCCCGAGGGCGACACTCTATGCCACAAGGCCTGGTGGTTTCATCAATGCTGGAAGAAGGCTGATCCCGTTCACTACTTTTTGGTCTAA